A stretch of the Anaeromyxobacter sp. genome encodes the following:
- a CDS encoding fibronectin type III domain-containing protein codes for MSASIRKGLAIVAAAALAASIGGCSSGKVTGTETGSAQVSVRFAVVADVMSVRLTVSGGSPALSTPIVQTLGGAAGLYTGAVVNIPAGTGRVFLAEALDATNAVIYRGQATVDIVANATAQVYILAQEVGGGGTTDAFPPIIDSLTSTATMVAPGGTVDLAVMAHSARIPPGTLAYGWSSTCYPIQAPAQNGTFTGPPVPTMPPAPPATPGATSSSPSTTWTAPAVVPANCVLRVDVKEGDLWSIAYLIVAVQSGSAGNADVTVYANTWPVIDPANVRTRVHFDQPNVTGNPPVLTTNTVAHMRLMTVTDPDGDALAYAWSNDCGGTLARMVMGGVDMGDGARMLTVPDTSSCNVTVVVTDLCTLGNCASLPGLADGSPRGGSTSVVFHIPAKWSATPIAPPDAPTAVAASLAGNTSVSVSFTAPVVPAGGSAITNYAVASSPGGFMATGTSSPITVPCGGSCAGQTFAVTAYNASGAGPASTPANVVTSFGVVATWFEPMTQPKNSIFTGTFTLDSTTRVVSGLQGTLTQSMTMVPMTTVQLGNQLSVLPDGLGGNGQLVTTFKNATVDTFSPLATNPAWPPVGLDPALATWWPGGEAYFGSPAVPYATSVQNAYAMVLVDPDAPLGTLTATQLSRTAYADCTPMGMMAGWQCMTGTTASVYGRVGTMGGYPSSQVITGP; via the coding sequence ATGTCGGCAAGCATCAGGAAGGGGCTCGCGATCGTGGCCGCGGCGGCACTGGCGGCGTCGATCGGGGGTTGCTCGAGCGGCAAGGTCACCGGCACCGAGACCGGCAGCGCGCAGGTGAGCGTCAGGTTCGCCGTGGTGGCCGACGTCATGAGCGTCCGGCTCACCGTCAGCGGCGGCTCGCCGGCGCTCAGCACCCCCATCGTGCAGACGCTCGGCGGGGCGGCGGGCCTGTACACCGGCGCCGTCGTCAACATCCCAGCCGGCACCGGGCGCGTGTTCCTGGCCGAGGCGCTCGACGCCACCAACGCCGTCATCTACCGCGGCCAGGCCACCGTCGACATCGTCGCCAACGCGACGGCGCAGGTGTACATCCTGGCCCAGGAGGTCGGCGGTGGCGGGACCACCGACGCCTTCCCGCCCATCATCGACAGCCTGACCTCCACCGCCACGATGGTGGCGCCTGGCGGGACCGTGGACCTGGCCGTGATGGCGCACTCCGCCCGCATCCCGCCCGGCACGCTCGCCTACGGCTGGAGCTCCACCTGCTATCCGATCCAGGCCCCGGCCCAGAACGGCACCTTCACCGGCCCCCCCGTCCCCACCATGCCCCCCGCTCCCCCCGCCACCCCCGGCGCCACGTCGAGCAGCCCGTCCACGACCTGGACCGCGCCCGCGGTCGTCCCGGCCAACTGCGTGCTCCGCGTCGACGTGAAGGAGGGGGACCTCTGGTCCATCGCCTACCTGATCGTCGCCGTCCAGTCGGGGAGCGCGGGCAACGCGGACGTGACCGTCTACGCCAACACCTGGCCGGTCATCGACCCGGCCAACGTCAGGACCAGGGTGCACTTCGACCAGCCCAACGTCACCGGCAACCCGCCCGTCCTCACGACCAACACCGTGGCCCACATGCGCCTCATGACGGTCACCGACCCCGACGGCGACGCCCTGGCCTACGCCTGGTCCAACGACTGCGGCGGCACCCTGGCGCGCATGGTTATGGGCGGGGTCGACATGGGTGACGGCGCCCGGATGCTGACGGTCCCGGACACCAGCAGCTGCAACGTCACGGTGGTGGTCACCGACCTCTGCACCCTCGGCAACTGCGCCAGCCTGCCGGGCCTGGCGGACGGCTCGCCGCGCGGCGGCTCGACCAGCGTCGTGTTCCACATCCCCGCCAAGTGGTCGGCCACGCCGATCGCGCCCCCTGACGCGCCGACCGCGGTGGCGGCGTCCCTGGCCGGCAACACCTCGGTGAGCGTGAGCTTCACGGCCCCGGTCGTCCCGGCGGGCGGCAGCGCCATCACCAACTACGCGGTGGCCTCGAGCCCGGGCGGCTTCATGGCCACCGGCACCAGCTCGCCGATCACCGTGCCGTGCGGCGGGTCCTGCGCGGGCCAGACCTTCGCGGTCACCGCCTACAACGCCAGCGGCGCCGGCCCGGCGTCCACCCCCGCCAACGTCGTCACCAGCTTCGGCGTGGTCGCGACCTGGTTCGAGCCCATGACGCAGCCCAAGAACTCCATCTTCACCGGCACCTTCACGCTCGACTCCACCACCAGGGTCGTCAGCGGGCTGCAGGGCACCCTGACCCAGTCCATGACCATGGTGCCGATGACCACGGTCCAGCTGGGCAACCAGCTGTCCGTCCTGCCCGACGGCCTCGGCGGGAACGGCCAGCTGGTGACCACCTTCAAGAACGCCACCGTGGACACCTTCAGCCCGCTCGCGACCAACCCGGCCTGGCCGCCCGTGGGCCTGGACCCGGCGCTGGCCACCTGGTGGCCGGGTGGGGAGGCCTACTTCGGCTCCCCGGCGGTGCCGTACGCGACGTCCGTGCAGAACGCCTACGCCATGGTGCTCGTCGATCCGGACGCCCCGCTGGGCACCCTCACGGCGACCCAGCTCAGCCGCACCGCCTACGCTGACTGCACGCCCATGGGCATGATGGCGGGCTGGCAGTGCATGACCGGGACCACCGCGAGCGTGTACGGGCGCGTCGGCACCATGGGCGGCTACCCGTCCTCCCAGGTCATCACCGGGCCGTAG
- a CDS encoding TonB-dependent receptor plug domain-containing protein: protein MTRPLPTCAAALLLLVPSLARGGDEPELVVTMDELVVQAQKVQSRDAKLGASRPGKADMVARQATTADATELLRGVPGVSLSGAGGISSLPAIHGLADDRLRIQVDGTDLMPACPNHMNSPLSYADPTRIESVTVFSGITPVSVGGDSIGGSIQVKSTPPEFALRDGPLLLGGRIGSYYRSNGDALGYTLGATVAGEWLNLTFGQSDSRSENLKAGGAFKPAAAGTEGGALIPGDVIASSAYRGTVKRSLGLALKRSGHLLQLEASQQQVGFEGFPNQRMDMTANDNRLVTGRYSGAFAWGDLEARLSYQDTRHEMDMGPDRYSYGNGMPMDTEAKTSGALVKANVTLSDVHLLRVGVEYQRHVLYDFWPPVGGTMGPNTFWNVDYGLRERGDLFAEWEARWSRAWLSQVGVRSDTVRTDAGPVQGYDDALPAWGDDAAAFNASPRRRTDFNWDLAALARYTPAPTQTYEGGYARKSRSPNLYQRYPWSTNAMAALMNNMLGDGNGYVGLIELAPEVAHTFSLTGYWHDEVKARWELKATGYYTHVDGYVDARRCDFGQCSAENEVTSSGFVLLQYANQTARLYGLDLSARLLLGESDAWGRFSADAALDYVRGDNLTTNDGLFNIMPLHTRLSLVHQRGAWRTSAELVAVAAKRHVSQVRNEIPTAAYGLVNLRSSYEWRILRLDVGVENLFDHLYASPMGGAYVGQGPSMSTTSIPWGVAIPGAGRSLNVALNVRL, encoded by the coding sequence ATGACAAGACCACTCCCGACCTGCGCCGCTGCGCTGCTGCTCCTGGTGCCGTCGCTCGCCCGGGGCGGCGACGAGCCGGAGCTGGTCGTGACCATGGACGAGCTGGTGGTCCAGGCCCAGAAGGTCCAGTCCAGGGACGCGAAGCTCGGGGCGTCGAGGCCCGGGAAGGCCGACATGGTGGCCCGGCAGGCCACCACCGCGGACGCCACCGAGCTGCTCCGCGGCGTCCCCGGCGTCAGCCTGAGCGGCGCCGGCGGCATCTCGAGCCTGCCGGCCATCCACGGGTTGGCCGACGACCGGCTGCGCATCCAGGTGGACGGCACCGACCTCATGCCCGCCTGTCCCAACCACATGAACTCGCCGCTCTCCTACGCCGATCCGACCCGCATCGAGAGCGTGACCGTCTTCTCCGGGATCACCCCGGTCAGCGTGGGGGGAGACAGCATCGGGGGCTCGATCCAGGTCAAGTCGACGCCGCCGGAGTTCGCGCTCCGCGACGGGCCGCTCCTCCTCGGCGGAAGGATCGGCTCCTACTACCGCTCCAACGGCGACGCCCTGGGCTACACCCTGGGGGCGACCGTGGCCGGCGAGTGGCTGAACCTGACGTTCGGGCAGTCCGACTCGCGCTCCGAGAACCTGAAGGCCGGAGGGGCCTTCAAGCCCGCCGCGGCCGGCACCGAGGGTGGCGCCCTCATCCCGGGCGACGTGATCGCGTCCTCGGCGTACCGGGGCACCGTCAAGCGGTCGCTCGGGCTGGCGCTGAAGCGGTCGGGGCACCTCCTCCAGCTCGAGGCGAGCCAGCAGCAGGTGGGCTTCGAGGGGTTCCCCAACCAGCGCATGGACATGACCGCCAACGACAACCGCCTGGTCACCGGGCGCTACTCGGGGGCCTTCGCCTGGGGCGACCTCGAGGCGCGCCTCAGCTACCAGGACACCCGGCACGAGATGGACATGGGCCCGGACCGGTACTCCTACGGCAACGGCATGCCGATGGACACCGAGGCCAAGACCTCCGGGGCGCTCGTGAAGGCGAACGTGACCCTGTCCGACGTCCACCTGCTCCGAGTGGGGGTCGAGTACCAGCGCCACGTGCTGTACGATTTCTGGCCCCCGGTCGGCGGCACGATGGGGCCGAACACCTTCTGGAACGTCGACTACGGCCTCCGGGAGCGGGGCGACCTCTTCGCCGAGTGGGAGGCGCGCTGGTCGCGCGCCTGGCTCAGCCAGGTCGGCGTCCGCAGCGACACGGTCAGGACCGACGCCGGCCCGGTCCAGGGCTACGACGACGCCCTCCCCGCCTGGGGCGACGACGCGGCCGCGTTCAACGCCTCGCCGCGGCGGCGCACCGACTTCAACTGGGACCTGGCGGCGCTGGCGCGGTACACCCCCGCGCCCACCCAGACCTACGAGGGAGGGTACGCGCGCAAGTCGCGCTCGCCGAACCTCTACCAGCGCTACCCCTGGTCCACCAACGCGATGGCCGCGCTGATGAACAACATGCTGGGGGACGGGAACGGCTACGTCGGGCTCATCGAGCTGGCCCCGGAGGTGGCCCACACCTTCAGCCTGACCGGCTACTGGCACGACGAGGTCAAGGCGAGGTGGGAGCTGAAGGCCACCGGCTACTACACCCACGTCGACGGCTACGTCGACGCCCGGCGCTGCGACTTCGGGCAGTGCAGCGCCGAGAACGAGGTCACCAGCAGCGGCTTCGTCCTGCTCCAGTACGCCAACCAGACGGCCCGGCTCTACGGGCTGGACCTGTCGGCCCGGCTGCTGCTGGGCGAGTCGGACGCCTGGGGCAGGTTCAGCGCCGACGCCGCGCTGGACTACGTCCGGGGCGACAACCTCACCACCAACGACGGCCTCTTCAACATCATGCCGCTGCACACCCGGCTCTCGCTCGTCCACCAGCGCGGGGCCTGGCGCACCAGCGCCGAGCTGGTGGCCGTGGCGGCCAAGCGCCACGTCTCCCAGGTCCGGAACGAGATCCCGACCGCCGCCTACGGCCTGGTCAACCTGCGCAGCAGCTACGAGTGGCGGATCCTCCGGCTCGACGTCGGCGTCGAGAACCTGTTCGACCACCTCTATGCCAGCCCGATGGGGGGCGCCTACGTCGGCCAGGGCCCCTCGATGAGCACCACCAGCATCCCGTGGGGGGTCGCCATCCCCGGCGCGGGGCGGTCGCTCAACGTGGCCCTCAACGTCCGCCTCTGA
- a CDS encoding transposase encodes MARLARSHLVEEGSTNHCTWRSHGHGLVLDSDEARLHFLALLRKYKQKFGIEIHSYCLMGTHPHLMCRATKGQQAFSDFWKLVNWGFAVWYNRRTQGRGQVVMERLRSPRIQDGRHQLVVMRYGDLNPVRAGLVRAPSRWRWSSFRHYAYGEPDDLITDAPEYLALGRTRPVRRTAYLHLFARPLVEELRSRRPDLVYGPFIGDRDWVTVRLEACGLSPPD; translated from the coding sequence ATGGCCCGGCTCGCCCGCAGCCACCTCGTCGAGGAAGGCTCGACCAACCACTGCACCTGGCGTAGCCACGGTCATGGCCTGGTCCTCGACTCCGACGAAGCCCGGCTCCACTTCCTGGCACTGCTGCGGAAGTACAAGCAGAAGTTCGGAATCGAGATCCACTCCTACTGCCTGATGGGCACCCATCCACACCTCATGTGCCGGGCCACCAAGGGGCAGCAGGCCTTCAGCGACTTCTGGAAGCTGGTCAACTGGGGCTTTGCGGTTTGGTACAATCGACGGACCCAGGGCCGCGGACAGGTCGTCATGGAGCGGCTCAGGTCTCCCCGCATCCAGGACGGCCGCCACCAGCTCGTGGTTATGCGCTACGGCGACCTCAACCCCGTCCGCGCCGGCCTGGTCCGGGCCCCGAGCAGGTGGCGCTGGTCGAGCTTCCGCCACTACGCCTACGGCGAGCCCGACGACCTCATCACCGATGCGCCGGAGTACCTGGCGCTCGGCCGCACCCGGCCGGTGCGGCGCACCGCGTACCTGCACCTCTTCGCCAGGCCGCTCGTCGAGGAGCTGCGCTCGCGGCGCCCCGACCTCGTCTACGGCCCCTTCATCGGGGACCGCGACTGGGTGACCGTGCGCCTCGAGGCGTGCGGCCTCTCCCCGCCGGACTGA
- a CDS encoding helix-turn-helix domain-containing protein, whose amino-acid sequence MPSPGSAEFRRSFHAPAMQAGGDEVVGPLLTVKEAAERLTVSTATVYALCEAKRLVFTRVSTHAIRIAEADLAAFLDGRRSPGQGSTRWRDPHP is encoded by the coding sequence ATGCCTTCGCCGGGTTCAGCCGAGTTTCGCCGATCGTTTCATGCACCGGCAATGCAAGCCGGCGGCGATGAGGTCGTGGGTCCGCTGCTGACGGTCAAGGAGGCGGCGGAGCGTCTCACGGTGTCCACCGCCACCGTCTACGCGCTCTGCGAGGCGAAGAGGCTCGTCTTCACCCGGGTCTCGACACACGCCATCCGGATCGCGGAGGCGGATCTGGCGGCCTTCCTGGATGGCCGACGCTCCCCCGGCCAGGGGTCGACGCGATGGCGCGATCCCCATCCATGA
- a CDS encoding ferric siderophore ABC transporter substrate-binding protein, producing the protein MSVPAARDGGPGIAESVLGVVRPAGRPRRSALALGVALAIHLAVLAAALGSRPSAAAWADALAARLHRELGRETVVDPAPAPPIEPPRPPPEPPAQPRAVATARPPGPPAPAQAGRVITRLPGPSAPLDLTGEAFVTGAATTYAGGVTAAAGTSTAPVYADAVDRQAPPATTPSLARPVSLAEGDWSCPWPQTAETAELDEAIAVVRVRVRPDGSAAGATLLRDPGTGFGPAAVDCALRARYTPAAGPDGRPVESESPPIRVRFTR; encoded by the coding sequence GTGAGCGTGCCGGCGGCGCGGGATGGAGGACCGGGCATCGCCGAGTCGGTGCTCGGCGTGGTGCGGCCCGCCGGCCGTCCACGCCGCAGCGCCCTCGCGCTCGGCGTGGCCCTGGCCATCCACCTCGCGGTCCTGGCTGCCGCGCTCGGCAGCCGCCCGTCCGCCGCCGCCTGGGCCGATGCGCTGGCCGCCCGGCTCCACCGGGAGCTCGGCCGCGAGACGGTCGTGGACCCGGCACCCGCCCCGCCCATCGAGCCGCCCCGGCCCCCACCCGAGCCCCCGGCGCAGCCACGGGCGGTGGCCACCGCACGGCCACCAGGGCCGCCCGCGCCCGCCCAGGCCGGTCGGGTGATCACGCGGCTGCCCGGCCCTTCCGCGCCGCTCGATCTGACGGGCGAGGCCTTCGTGACCGGCGCGGCGACCACCTACGCCGGTGGGGTCACGGCGGCCGCCGGCACCAGCACCGCCCCGGTCTACGCGGACGCGGTGGACCGGCAGGCGCCTCCGGCCACGACCCCGAGCCTGGCTCGACCCGTGTCGCTGGCCGAGGGTGACTGGAGCTGCCCGTGGCCCCAGACCGCCGAGACGGCGGAGCTCGACGAGGCCATTGCCGTGGTCAGGGTCCGGGTCCGCCCGGACGGCTCCGCGGCCGGCGCCACGCTGTTGCGCGATCCCGGCACCGGCTTCGGCCCAGCTGCGGTGGACTGCGCGCTCCGCGCCCGCTACACGCCCGCGGCGGGTCCGGACGGCCGCCCCGTCGAGTCGGAGTCGCCCCCCATCCGCGTGAGGTTCACCCGGTGA
- a CDS encoding biopolymer transporter ExbD, with the protein MAGHGPPDSSGIVTGINVTPLVDITLVLLIIFIVTAKIVVAPAVPLDLPRASTSEELQVVLSVVVPASGPVLVDGVAMPDRAALRARASVALARDADVRAVINADGATPHRRVVEALDLLREVGIARVAFGALPLEEPAR; encoded by the coding sequence ATGGCCGGCCATGGCCCGCCCGACTCGTCCGGGATCGTGACCGGCATCAACGTCACACCGCTCGTCGACATCACGCTGGTGCTGCTCATCATCTTCATCGTCACCGCCAAGATCGTGGTCGCCCCGGCGGTGCCGCTCGACCTCCCCAGGGCCTCCACCAGCGAGGAGCTGCAGGTGGTCCTCTCCGTCGTCGTCCCGGCCTCCGGCCCGGTCCTGGTCGACGGCGTGGCCATGCCGGACCGGGCGGCGCTCCGGGCCCGTGCCAGCGTGGCGCTGGCGCGTGACGCCGACGTGCGGGCGGTCATCAACGCCGACGGGGCCACGCCCCACCGGCGCGTCGTCGAGGCGCTCGACCTCCTGCGCGAGGTCGGCATCGCCCGGGTGGCCTTCGGCGCGCTGCCACTCGAGGAGCCGGCGCGGTGA
- a CDS encoding MotA/TolQ/ExbB proton channel family protein: protein MDVVEAVKQLLLVSGAGWVLWLLGALSVATVAVAVERWLSYRGQATDVPVLARRLDALLARGAREAAAEELAGSPALAARVASAGLRLAHLGPVAAERAMDSAVSLERQALERRLAFLGTVGNNAPFIGLFGTVVGVVHAFEELGRGGSGHASTGAAAAAGASQAVMTALAEALVATAVGIAVALPAIALYNALQRRVATLLQETDAISNLTLAYLSAEASPHPGGAPHPAATVSPLRPPEVR from the coding sequence ATGGACGTCGTCGAGGCCGTCAAGCAGCTCCTCCTGGTCTCCGGGGCAGGCTGGGTCCTCTGGCTGCTCGGGGCGCTCTCCGTCGCGACGGTGGCGGTGGCGGTGGAGCGGTGGCTCTCCTACCGGGGCCAGGCCACCGACGTCCCCGTCCTGGCCCGCCGCCTCGACGCCCTGCTGGCCCGGGGGGCGCGGGAGGCCGCGGCTGAGGAGCTGGCCGGCTCGCCGGCCCTGGCGGCCAGGGTGGCGTCCGCCGGCCTCCGCCTCGCGCACCTCGGGCCGGTGGCCGCCGAGCGCGCCATGGACAGCGCCGTGTCCCTGGAGCGCCAGGCGCTGGAGCGGCGGCTCGCCTTCCTCGGCACCGTCGGGAACAACGCCCCCTTCATCGGCCTCTTCGGCACCGTGGTGGGCGTGGTCCACGCCTTCGAGGAGCTGGGGCGGGGCGGGAGCGGCCACGCCAGCACGGGCGCCGCCGCGGCGGCCGGCGCCTCGCAGGCCGTCATGACGGCGCTCGCCGAAGCGCTCGTCGCCACCGCGGTCGGCATCGCCGTGGCGCTCCCCGCCATAGCGCTCTACAACGCGCTCCAGCGCCGCGTCGCCACGCTCCTGCAGGAGACCGACGCCATCTCCAACCTCACGCTGGCCTACCTGTCGGCGGAGGCCTCGCCGCACCCCGGCGGCGCCCCGCACCCGGCCGCGACCGTCTCGCCGCTGCGCCCTCCCGAGGTGCGGTGA
- a CDS encoding TonB-dependent receptor, with product MAVALAATPPPAGPEPVVRPPVLDRAVEARYPPGALAAGREGEVALELTVGLDGLASDVTVVRSAGPEFDAAAIEAVTQWRFTPARQGDEPVVVRITVPFAFRRPAEPPPAPATPPAEGPAAPPPAPLATSPSAPGATAAESPAPEEEQVLDATVRGRARPPSRGSADYQVQVGQLALVPRKNAAELLKLAPGILLTNEGGEGHAQQIFLRGFDARQGQDVEITVAGVPVNEVGNLHGNGYADVHFVIPEVVASLRVLEGPFDPHQGNFAVAGSAEYELGLDQRGLTFSLGAGTSGTRRVLATWGPQDAPRATFGAVELYDTAGFGRARAAQRGSVIAQHESRLGGDTLRLTFQGYTARFQSAGLLREDDFRSGRVGFFDAYDLGQGGDASRFSASAEIDGRAGGLAYRHQAFYVRGSSRLRENFTGFLLDVQEPQQTLHPQRGDLIDRHTEASTVGLRSEGRTRFGLLGRQHEAAAGALVRLDWTDGQQYRVQASNGAPYALEIDLGSRLADVGAFADLSLSVAPWLTLRGGLRADLFTFDVLDRCAVQSVDRPNPGDPPLDRSCLSQQNLGRYREPVQRNSTSSLAVMPRVTAVFTPLPGLGLSAAYGQGVRSIDPQYVGQDLKTPFASARSAEVGATWTTSGAALATVVRGAGFQTRVDKDLIFSESAGRNVLGGGSTRTGALLAGRATGRTFDLNAHATLVRATFDDTGALIPYVPDLVSRLDGSVFSDLPWPLAGAPVRGTLATGVTYVGRRPIPFGQRAAAVLTVDASASLGWRAVRLALEVTNLLDARYRVGEFNFASDWNTQPQPTLVPVRHFSAGPPRQFLFTLELRPGGAP from the coding sequence ATGGCCGTGGCCCTCGCCGCCACACCGCCCCCCGCCGGGCCGGAGCCGGTCGTCAGGCCGCCGGTCCTGGATCGAGCCGTCGAGGCCCGCTATCCGCCGGGGGCGCTCGCCGCCGGCCGGGAGGGCGAGGTCGCCCTCGAACTCACCGTCGGGCTCGACGGCCTCGCCTCGGACGTGACGGTGGTGCGGTCCGCCGGGCCGGAGTTCGACGCGGCCGCCATCGAGGCGGTCACCCAGTGGCGGTTCACCCCGGCGCGGCAGGGCGACGAGCCGGTGGTCGTCCGAATCACCGTTCCCTTCGCCTTCCGCCGCCCGGCCGAGCCACCGCCGGCCCCGGCCACTCCGCCCGCCGAGGGGCCCGCCGCCCCGCCTCCGGCCCCGCTCGCCACCTCCCCGTCCGCCCCCGGCGCGACCGCCGCCGAATCGCCGGCCCCAGAAGAGGAGCAGGTCCTCGACGCGACCGTGCGCGGCCGGGCGCGCCCGCCCAGCCGCGGCTCGGCCGACTACCAAGTGCAGGTCGGGCAGCTCGCGCTGGTGCCCCGCAAGAACGCCGCCGAGCTGCTCAAGCTGGCGCCCGGCATCCTCCTCACCAACGAGGGCGGCGAGGGGCACGCCCAGCAGATCTTCCTGCGCGGCTTCGACGCCCGCCAGGGCCAGGACGTCGAGATCACGGTGGCCGGGGTCCCCGTCAACGAGGTCGGCAACCTCCACGGCAACGGCTACGCCGACGTCCACTTCGTCATCCCGGAGGTGGTCGCGTCGCTGCGGGTGCTCGAGGGCCCCTTCGACCCGCACCAGGGCAACTTCGCCGTGGCCGGCAGCGCCGAGTACGAGCTCGGCCTCGACCAGCGCGGCCTCACCTTCTCCCTGGGCGCCGGCACCTCCGGGACCCGCCGGGTGCTGGCCACCTGGGGGCCGCAGGACGCCCCGCGCGCCACCTTCGGAGCGGTCGAGCTCTACGACACCGCCGGCTTCGGCCGTGCCCGCGCGGCCCAGCGCGGCTCGGTGATCGCCCAGCACGAGTCGCGCCTCGGCGGCGACACGCTGCGGCTCACCTTCCAGGGCTACACGGCGCGGTTCCAGTCGGCCGGGTTGCTGCGGGAGGACGACTTCCGCAGCGGGCGGGTCGGCTTCTTCGACGCCTACGACCTCGGCCAGGGCGGCGACGCCTCCCGGTTCTCGGCCAGCGCGGAGATCGACGGCCGCGCGGGCGGCCTCGCCTACCGCCACCAGGCCTTCTACGTCCGCGGCAGCTCGCGCCTCCGCGAGAACTTCACCGGCTTCCTCCTCGACGTGCAGGAGCCCCAGCAGACGCTCCACCCGCAGCGCGGCGACCTCATCGACCGGCACACCGAGGCGTCCACCGTCGGCCTGAGGAGCGAGGGCCGGACCCGCTTCGGGCTGCTGGGGCGGCAGCACGAGGCCGCCGCGGGCGCCCTGGTGCGCCTCGACTGGACCGATGGGCAGCAGTACCGCGTCCAGGCCTCGAACGGCGCCCCCTATGCCCTGGAGATCGATCTCGGGAGCCGCCTGGCCGACGTGGGCGCCTTCGCCGACCTGTCCCTCTCCGTGGCGCCCTGGCTCACGCTGCGCGGGGGCCTCCGGGCCGACCTCTTCACCTTCGACGTGCTCGACCGGTGCGCGGTCCAGAGCGTCGACCGCCCGAACCCGGGCGATCCGCCCCTCGATCGCAGCTGCCTCTCGCAGCAGAACCTCGGGCGCTACCGCGAGCCGGTCCAGCGCAACTCCACCTCCAGCCTCGCCGTGATGCCGCGGGTGACGGCGGTGTTCACGCCCCTGCCCGGGCTCGGCCTCTCCGCCGCCTACGGCCAGGGGGTCCGGTCCATCGACCCGCAGTACGTCGGCCAGGACCTGAAGACGCCCTTCGCGAGCGCCCGCTCCGCGGAGGTCGGCGCCACCTGGACGACCTCCGGCGCCGCCCTGGCCACCGTGGTCCGCGGCGCAGGCTTCCAGACCAGGGTGGACAAGGACCTGATCTTCAGCGAGAGCGCCGGCCGGAACGTCCTCGGCGGCGGGAGCACCCGCACCGGCGCCCTGCTGGCCGGCCGGGCCACCGGCCGGACCTTCGACCTCAACGCCCACGCCACGCTGGTCCGCGCCACCTTCGACGACACGGGGGCCCTCATCCCCTACGTGCCCGACCTGGTGAGCCGCCTGGACGGCTCGGTCTTCTCCGACCTCCCCTGGCCCCTCGCCGGCGCGCCGGTGCGGGGCACGCTGGCGACCGGCGTCACCTACGTGGGGAGGCGCCCCATCCCGTTCGGCCAGCGCGCCGCCGCGGTGCTCACGGTGGACGCCTCGGCCAGCCTGGGGTGGCGCGCCGTCCGCCTGGCCCTGGAGGTCACCAACCTGCTCGACGCCCGGTACCGGGTCGGCGAGTTCAACTTCGCCTCGGACTGGAACACGCAGCCCCAGCCGACCCTGGTCCCGGTGCGCCACTTCAGCGCCGGGCCGCCACGCCAGTTCCTCTTCACCCTCGAGCTCCGCCCTGGAGGTGCGCCGTGA
- a CDS encoding transcriptional repressor: protein MRRKPSEEAALRTRLRAAGLRATGPRVEVLGALDQASGPVSHGELAEQLSRRGLDRVTVYRNLQDLAEAGLVERTLVGDTTWRFELKGAGQHGAQRHPHFTCTSCGEVICLPDGALKVAGQAGLPRALGRGEAEVSIRGVCDGCEP, encoded by the coding sequence ATGCGGAGGAAGCCATCCGAAGAGGCCGCGCTGCGGACCCGCCTGCGCGCCGCGGGGCTCCGGGCCACCGGCCCCCGGGTCGAGGTGCTGGGCGCGCTGGACCAGGCCAGCGGTCCCGTCTCGCACGGGGAGCTGGCGGAGCAGCTGAGCCGGCGCGGGCTCGACCGGGTGACGGTGTACCGCAACCTCCAGGACCTGGCGGAGGCCGGCCTGGTCGAGCGGACCCTGGTGGGGGACACGACCTGGCGCTTCGAGCTGAAGGGGGCGGGCCAGCACGGCGCCCAGCGGCACCCCCACTTCACCTGCACGTCGTGCGGCGAGGTCATCTGCCTCCCCGACGGCGCCCTCAAGGTGGCCGGCCAGGCGGGGCTCCCCCGGGCGCTTGGGCGCGGTGAGGCCGAGGTGAGCATCCGGGGCGTCTGCGACGGCTGCGAGCCCTGA